One Nicotiana tomentosiformis chromosome 4, ASM39032v3, whole genome shotgun sequence genomic window carries:
- the LOC138909617 gene encoding uncharacterized protein, which produces MAEYEACILGIRMVVDMNIKELLVIGDSDLLIHQVQGEWTTKNVKILSYMHCVKELCKKFIKIEFKHIPRIQNELVDALITLSFMIQHPDKNYIDPIEIEVWDQHAYWFYVDEEPDGKSWYYDIKRFLEIREYLENVTNDHKRALRRLANHVFFSTRKSCIGGPQTYAYLDAQMLLNQPDC; this is translated from the coding sequence atggccgaGTATGAAGCATGCATCCTCGGGATTAGGATGGTTGTTGACATGAATATCAAAGAGCTTTTGGTCATAGGAGACTCTGATCTGTTGATACAtcaagttcaaggagaatggactACTAAGAACGTCAAGATTCTTTCATATATGCATTGCGTAAAGGAGTTGTGCAAGAAGTTCAtaaagatagagttcaaacacATTCCCAGGATCCAGAACGAGCTTGTCGATGCTCTCATAACCTTGTCATTCATGATCCAGCATCCAGATAAGAATTACATCGACCCTATTGAGATAGAGGTCTGGGATCAGCATGCGTACTGGTTCTATGTAGATGAAGAGCCAGATGGTAAGTCGTGGTACTACGACATCAAAAGGTTCCTTGAAATAAGAGAGTACCTTGAGAATGTCACCAATGATCATAAGCGAGCACTCAGAAGGCTAGCGAATCACGTTTTTTTTTCAACGAGGAAGTCCTGTATAGGAGGACCCCAGACTTACGCCTATTTAGATGCACAAATGTTGCTGAATCAACCAGATTGCTAG
- the LOC138909618 gene encoding uncharacterized protein: MREAARLLTSIAATQARRQHTGPQGDDTGFRICDFLRLEPPVFTGFSTAEDPQDFLDRVARALRVLHATDRESIELASYRLRDLGPRSNRPPQSRASQGVSLYPKCSDCGRCHLGRCLLGVDSCYVCGESGHFMRDCPSRGGSGATQPARSVAASSSPAHPQGKFPQTPTGYEPEAIKPFEVATLVGDSVVARRVFRGCTVVIGDRSTTTDLIIAKTVQFNFPEGSSRWKGVSASPKGRFISYLKSRKRIGNGCVYHIVHVRDINKGMMTLESVPVVHEFPDIFPDELPGLPPRRRIDFFFNIVLGTQPISIHPYRMAPTELKNLKEKLKDMLDKGFIRPNTFPW; encoded by the exons ATGAGGGAGGCCGCCAGATTATTGACTAGTATTGCAGCTACTCAGGCCAGACGACAACATACAGGTCCTCAGGGTGATGATACGGGTTTTAGGATTTGTGATTTCCTTAGATTAGAGCCTCCAGTTTTCACGGGATTTAGTACAGCagaagatccccaggatttccTAGATAGAGTAGCCAGAGCCCTCAGAGTTTTGCATGCCACCGATAGAGAGTCAATTGAATTGGCATCATATAGATTACGGGATCTA GGGCCGAGATCTAATCGACCCCCACAGTCTAGAGCTAGTCAGGGTGTTTCACTTTACCCTAAGTGTTCTGACTGTGGTAGATGTCATTTGGGCCGATGCCTGCTAGGtgtagattcatgttatgtttgTGGCGAGTCAGGCCattttatgagagattgcccGTCAAGGGGTGGTAGTGGTGCAACTCAACCAGCGAGATCAGTTGCAGCTTCTTCATCACCAGCACACCCGCAAGGGAAATTTCCTCAGACACCAACGGGTTATG AACCAGAAGccattaaaccttttgaggttgCCACCCTAGTTGGTGATTCAGTAGTAGCTAGGCGTGTTTTTAGAGGTTGCACGGTTGTGATTGGTGACCGTAGTACTACAACTGACTTGATTAT AGCGAAGACGGTCCAGTTCAATTTTCCCGAAGGGTCATCTAGATGGAAAGGTGTTTCTGCATCACCAAAAGGTAGATTTATTTCATACCTTAAGTCGAGGAAGAGGATCGGCAATGGATGTGTATATCATATAGTTCATGTTCGAGACATAAATAAGGGAATGATGACTCTTGAATCAGTTCCAGTAGTACACGAGTTCCCTGACAtatttccagatgagcttccaggtcttCCTCCAAGGCGGAGAATTGACTTTTTCTTCAATATAGTGTTGGGTACGCAACCAATATCTATTCATCCTTACAGGATGGCACCAACAGAATTAAAGAATCTTAAGGAGAAGTTGAAAGATATGttagataagggtttcattagaccCAACACTTTTCCTTGGTGA